In Daphnia pulex isolate KAP4 chromosome 7, ASM2113471v1, one genomic interval encodes:
- the LOC124198598 gene encoding UPF0462 protein C4orf33 homolog isoform X3 codes for MVFKAKPASRLVRHILISFLLFGFRTSLSLAMRLSIERTWDDQPLTHRPATIELRSLNDESFQMDVEGKFFNDPQNPGGAAGEPFMGLWDFEVIELFLANDANQYVEIEVGPWGQHIVLLLNGVHKAIRHSLPLDYKVVERTETGSWQGRAIIPAAYLPPNVTKINAYAIHGSGANRTYEALYPVPQGRFENPDFHRLDFFRPAKISELLQKPVTSLSPIWIESINAAKN; via the exons ATGGTTTTCAAAGCAAAACCCGCGAGTCGTCTGGTACGTCACATCCTTATAAGTTTTCTGCTATTCGG ttttaggaCCAGCCTTTCACTTGCAATGAGACTTTCAATAGAACGAACTTG GGATGACCAACCTCTCACTCATCGACCTGCCACTATTGAACTGCGATCGCTCAATGACGAGAGCTTCCAAATGGATGTCGAAGGAAAGTTTTTCAACGATCCTCAAAATCCAGGTGGTGCCGCGGGTGAACCCTTCATGGGTCTTTGGGACTTTGAAG TCATAGAATTGTTCTTGGCAAACGACGCGAATCAGTACGTCGAAATTGAAGTTGGACC GTGGGGCCAACATATAGTTTTGTTGTTAAATGGCGTTCACAAAGCGATCCGTCATAGTTTACCCTTGGATTATAAAGTTGTCGAACGTACGGAAACTGGTAGCTGGCAAGGTCGAGCCATCATTCCAGCCGCTTACTTACCACCGAACGTAACAAAAATCAACGCTTATGCTATACATGGAAGTGGTGCTAACCGAACATACGAAGCCCTCTATCCTGTTCCTCAAGGACGGTTTGAAAATCCTGAttt tcacCGTCTAGACTTTTTCCGCCCAGCTAAAATATCCGAACTGCTTCAAAAACCTGTCACTTCACTTTCGCCTATTTGGATCGAGTCCATAAATGCAGCTAAGAATTGA
- the LOC124198598 gene encoding UPF0462 protein C4orf33 homolog isoform X4: MVFKAKPASRLVRHILISFLLFGTSLSLAMRLSIERTWDDQPLTHRPATIELRSLNDESFQMDVEGKFFNDPQNPGGAAGEPFMGLWDFEVIELFLANDANQYVEIEVGPWGQHIVLLLNGVHKAIRHSLPLDYKVVERTETGSWQGRAIIPAAYLPPNVTKINAYAIHGSGANRTYEALYPVPQGRFENPDFHRLDFFRPAKISELLQKPVTSLSPIWIESINAAKN; encoded by the exons ATGGTTTTCAAAGCAAAACCCGCGAGTCGTCTGGTACGTCACATCCTTATAAGTTTTCTGCTATTCGG gaCCAGCCTTTCACTTGCAATGAGACTTTCAATAGAACGAACTTG GGATGACCAACCTCTCACTCATCGACCTGCCACTATTGAACTGCGATCGCTCAATGACGAGAGCTTCCAAATGGATGTCGAAGGAAAGTTTTTCAACGATCCTCAAAATCCAGGTGGTGCCGCGGGTGAACCCTTCATGGGTCTTTGGGACTTTGAAG TCATAGAATTGTTCTTGGCAAACGACGCGAATCAGTACGTCGAAATTGAAGTTGGACC GTGGGGCCAACATATAGTTTTGTTGTTAAATGGCGTTCACAAAGCGATCCGTCATAGTTTACCCTTGGATTATAAAGTTGTCGAACGTACGGAAACTGGTAGCTGGCAAGGTCGAGCCATCATTCCAGCCGCTTACTTACCACCGAACGTAACAAAAATCAACGCTTATGCTATACATGGAAGTGGTGCTAACCGAACATACGAAGCCCTCTATCCTGTTCCTCAAGGACGGTTTGAAAATCCTGAttt tcacCGTCTAGACTTTTTCCGCCCAGCTAAAATATCCGAACTGCTTCAAAAACCTGTCACTTCACTTTCGCCTATTTGGATCGAGTCCATAAATGCAGCTAAGAATTGA
- the LOC124196693 gene encoding 60S ribosomal protein L21-like has translation MVNSKGYRRGTRHLFSKKFKEHGVEPLSTFLKVYKKGDIVDIKGNGAFQKGMPFKFYHGKTGRVFNVTQHAVGIIVNKQVRGKILPKRINVRVEHINHSKCRQDFLTRVKTNEKLKKEAKEKGIKVNVKRLPAQPRPAHFVSTKNNEPVFLAPIPYEFIA, from the exons ATGGTGAACTCCAAAGGTTATCGTCGTGGTACTCGTCATTTGTTCTCCAAGAAATTCAAGGAGCATGGTGTTGAACCCCTGTCAACTTTCTTGAAGGTGTACAAGAAGGGAGATATTGTCGACATCAAGGGCAATGGTGCCTTCCAGAAGGGTATGCCATTCAAATTCTACCACGGCAAGACTGGTAGGGTTTTCAACGTCACACAACACGCTGTTGGCATCATTGTCAACAAACAAGTTCGTGGAAAGATCTTGCCTAAGAG AATCAATGTTCGTGTGGAACACATCAACCACTCCAAGTGCCGTCAAGACTTCTTGACCAGAGTGAAGACCAACGAGAAGCTGAAGAAGGAAGCTAAAGAAAAGGGCATCAAGGTGAATGTTAAGCGTCTACCTGCCCAGCCAAGACCAGCTCATTTCGTCTCCACCAAGAACAATGAGCCAGTTTTCCTTGCTCCCATTCCCTACGAGTTTATTGCTTAA
- the LOC124198599 gene encoding soma ferritin-like produces MSKCRQNYHDETEAGINKQINIELFAHYSYLALAAFYDRDDVALKGFSKFFMDSAKEEHEHADKFIKYQHLRGGKVVFQPIDRPAQDSWDTTLAAMEYALNMEKQVNQALLDLHKVASSHNDSHLTNFLEEEYLKEQAESMNKLAKMVTNLQRVGEGLGVYVFDKDLQE; encoded by the exons atgtcgaaGTGCCGTCAGAACTACCATGATGAAACCGAAGCTGGGATTAACAAGCAGATCAATATTGAATTGTTTGCTCATTATTCCTATTTGGCGTTG GCTGCTTTCTATGATCGTGATGATGTAGCTCTTAAGGGATTCTCAAAGTTCTTTATGGATTCTGCTAAAGAAGAACATGAACATGCTGACAAATTCATTAAGTACCAACACTTGCGTGGAGGAAAAGTTGTATTTCAACCCATTGACCGCCCTGCACAGGATAGTTGGGATACTACACTTGCTGCCATGGAATACGCTCTCAATATGGAAAAGCAAGTGAACCAG gCTCTGTTGGATTTACATAAAGTGGCTTCTAGTCACAATGATTCCCATCTGACAAATTTCTTGGAAGAAGAATATCTCAAAGAGCAGGCTGAATCCATGAATAAGTTAGCGAAGATGGTTACTAATTTGCAGCGTGTCGGAGAAGGCCTGGGTGTCTACGTTTTCGATAAAGATTTGCAAGAATGA
- the LOC124197583 gene encoding actin-like protein 6B — MSGGVYGGDEVGALVFDIGHYALRAGYAGEDSPKAQIPSVVGVLEQAASVEMMDVDRIKEAAPASEKKYFIDTVALNVAKQDLEIVGYLKDGMIEDWDIFEKILNYTYAKCIKSESEFHPVLMSEAPWNTRAKREKLTEIMFEKYNVPAFYLVKNAVLAAFANGRSTGIVVDSGSTHTSAVPVYDGYVLSQGIVKSPLGGDFLTMQCKQLLEGKDIEVVPPYMIAAKEAVKDFEKPKWTRKSNLPEVTKSWHNYMMKEVIRDFQSTALQVADAPYDEETVSTIPMVHYEFPNGYHQDFGCERFKIPEALFDPSSIKGVGNTMLGVGHVVTTSVGMCDIDLRPSLYGNVIVTGGNSLLLGFSDRLNRDLSAKTPQSMRLKIISASGSGERRFGAWIGGSILASLGSFQQMWISKQEYEEGGKTQVERKCP; from the exons ATGAGTGGAGGAGTATATGGTGGAG ACGAAGTTGGAGCACTCGTTTTTGACATCGGTCATTATGCATTAAGAGCCGGTTATGCAGGAGAAGATTCTCCTAAAGCTCAAATTCCCTCAGTAGTTGGTGTACTTGAACAGGCTGCATCGGTTGAAATGATGGATGTTGACAGAATTAAAGAAGCAGCTCCAGCatctgaaaagaaatatttcattgatACAGTGGCTTTAAACGTGGCCAAACAAG ACTTGGAGATTGTTGGCTACCTGAAGGATGGTATGATTGAAGATTgggatatttttgaaaaaattctgaattatACATATGCCAAATGCATAAAATCGGAATCAGAATTTCACCCAGTTTTAATGTCGGAAGCACct TGGAACACTAGAGCAAAACGGGAAAAGTTAACTGAAATCATGTTTGAAAAGTATAATGTCCCAGCATTCTACCTCGTCAAAAATGCAGTCTTGGCTGCATTTGCAAATGGAAGAAGCACTGGAATTGTTGTTGATAGTGGTTCAACTCACACTTCTGCTGTACCAGTTTATGATGGTTATGTTCTGTCTCAAG gGATTGTCAAGTCACCCCTTGGAGGAGATTTTCTTACAATGCAATGCAAGCAGCTACTTGAAGGCAAAGACATAGAAGTTGTTCCTCCATACATGATTGCTGCCAAAGAAGCTGTCAAGGATTTCGAAAAACCTAAATGGACGCGAAAAAGTAATTTGCCGGAAGTCACCAAGTCATGGCATAATTATATGATGAAg GAAGTCATAAGGGATTTTCAATCGACAGCTCTTCAAGTGGCTGATGCGCCTTATGACGAAGAGACAGTATCTACTATCCCAATGGTTCATTACGAATTTCCGAACGGATATCACCAG GATTTCGGCTGTGAGCGTTTTAAGATTCCAGAAGCTTTGTTTGATCCTAGCTCAATCAAAGGTGTGGGAAACACAATGCTTGGCGTTGGTCATGTAGTGACGACCAGCGTTGGTATGTGCGACATCGATCTTAGACCG agCTTGTACGGTAATGTTATCGTTACTGGCGGAAACTCACTACTTTTAGGCTTCTCTGATCGTTTGAACAGAGATTTATCAGCTAAAACACCTCAG AGTATGAGACTGAAAATCATCAGCGCTAGTGGATCTGGTGAGCGTAGATTCGGTGCCTGGATCGGAGGTTCAATATTGGCTTCGTTGGGATCCTTCCAGCAAATGTGGATTTCTAAGCAAGAATACGAAGAAGGTGGCAAGACACAGGTGGAGCGTAAATGTCCGTGA
- the LOC124198598 gene encoding UPF0462 protein C4orf33 homolog isoform X2 translates to MNFVVVGSKYKFLSLHYCFYFDIKRFAKNVIISLASGAALNKTFFFVLRGPWFSKQNPRVVWTSLSLAMRLSIERTWDDQPLTHRPATIELRSLNDESFQMDVEGKFFNDPQNPGGAAGEPFMGLWDFEVIELFLANDANQYVEIEVGPWGQHIVLLLNGVHKAIRHSLPLDYKVVERTETGSWQGRAIIPAAYLPPNVTKINAYAIHGSGANRTYEALYPVPQGRFENPDFHRLDFFRPAKISELLQKPVTSLSPIWIESINAAKN, encoded by the exons atgaattttgttgttgtaggatCGAAATATAAATTTCTGTCGCTACATTATTGCTTTTACTTTGACATCAAGCGCTTCGCGAAGAACGTAATAATTTCTCTCGCTAGTGGAGCTGCTttaaataagacatttttctttgtgttacGTGGACCATGGTTTTCAAAGCAAAACCCGCGAGTCGTCTG gaCCAGCCTTTCACTTGCAATGAGACTTTCAATAGAACGAACTTG GGATGACCAACCTCTCACTCATCGACCTGCCACTATTGAACTGCGATCGCTCAATGACGAGAGCTTCCAAATGGATGTCGAAGGAAAGTTTTTCAACGATCCTCAAAATCCAGGTGGTGCCGCGGGTGAACCCTTCATGGGTCTTTGGGACTTTGAAG TCATAGAATTGTTCTTGGCAAACGACGCGAATCAGTACGTCGAAATTGAAGTTGGACC GTGGGGCCAACATATAGTTTTGTTGTTAAATGGCGTTCACAAAGCGATCCGTCATAGTTTACCCTTGGATTATAAAGTTGTCGAACGTACGGAAACTGGTAGCTGGCAAGGTCGAGCCATCATTCCAGCCGCTTACTTACCACCGAACGTAACAAAAATCAACGCTTATGCTATACATGGAAGTGGTGCTAACCGAACATACGAAGCCCTCTATCCTGTTCCTCAAGGACGGTTTGAAAATCCTGAttt tcacCGTCTAGACTTTTTCCGCCCAGCTAAAATATCCGAACTGCTTCAAAAACCTGTCACTTCACTTTCGCCTATTTGGATCGAGTCCATAAATGCAGCTAAGAATTGA
- the LOC124198598 gene encoding UPF0462 protein C4orf33 homolog isoform X1, with the protein MRLSIERTWDDQPLTHRPATIELRSLNDESFQMDVEGKFFNDPQNPGGAAGEPFMGLWDFEVIELFLANDANQYVEIEVGPWGQHIVLLLNGVHKAIRHSLPLDYKVVERTETGSWQGRAIIPAAYLPPNVTKINAYAIHGSGANRTYEALYPVPQGRFENPDFHRLDFFRPAKISELLQKPVTSLSPIWIESINAAKN; encoded by the exons ATGAGACTTTCAATAGAACGAACTTG GGATGACCAACCTCTCACTCATCGACCTGCCACTATTGAACTGCGATCGCTCAATGACGAGAGCTTCCAAATGGATGTCGAAGGAAAGTTTTTCAACGATCCTCAAAATCCAGGTGGTGCCGCGGGTGAACCCTTCATGGGTCTTTGGGACTTTGAAG TCATAGAATTGTTCTTGGCAAACGACGCGAATCAGTACGTCGAAATTGAAGTTGGACC GTGGGGCCAACATATAGTTTTGTTGTTAAATGGCGTTCACAAAGCGATCCGTCATAGTTTACCCTTGGATTATAAAGTTGTCGAACGTACGGAAACTGGTAGCTGGCAAGGTCGAGCCATCATTCCAGCCGCTTACTTACCACCGAACGTAACAAAAATCAACGCTTATGCTATACATGGAAGTGGTGCTAACCGAACATACGAAGCCCTCTATCCTGTTCCTCAAGGACGGTTTGAAAATCCTGAttt tcacCGTCTAGACTTTTTCCGCCCAGCTAAAATATCCGAACTGCTTCAAAAACCTGTCACTTCACTTTCGCCTATTTGGATCGAGTCCATAAATGCAGCTAAGAATTGA
- the LOC124196692 gene encoding E3 ubiquitin-protein ligase RNF103-like, which translates to MASKVLRCFLLIFFIFAYCHSVTWYQQVFASKQQSPIVCNRPDFLDNVYPSRANDTKSFLVHTLQTNYSGSCLEKTSAYPDAFGCDALPTKEDFLASSPSEIKAQVILKSDLLKFSSMVINALTILDIVLSRRTKPWRFLLRVLYRVGRSNLKWGLIWAAFQLCSHFEGDRVTDIIEIDIEKLPFATAVSQMQQIWIALQSYPMLLALTFFIYNLAVSWIVHLLKRRNDNHNVMTANETDVRQVTTNVTNGATNVRRRILSRWSLLIDCLFRPLSFDTAHSLMDFELDENVEQLIERLALPNLWLTPTVPTDYLKYLPVWRFEGCIAGESPRLDYSSAQSYADAAADHCHSVANRLWNDDQPPSTMKWIPCADCAICLDKYRVTVDVCGLPCGHQFHHNCIMVWLQRDNHHCPICRWPAYQNKYLSI; encoded by the exons ATGGCATCGAAAGTTCTGCGTTGCttcttgttaattttcttcattttcgcCTATTGCCATTCGGTTACTTGGTATCAACAAGTTTTCGCCAGCAAACAACAATCACCCATCGTTTGCAATCGCCCTG ATTTTCTTGACAATGTGTATCCATCTCGAGCGAATGACACGAAATCCTTTTTAGTTCACACACTCCAAACCAACTACAGTGGATCCTGTTTAGAAAAGACGAGCGCCTATCCAGATGCTTTTGGGTGCGATGCTTTGCCAacgaaagaagattttttagCTTCGTCACCCTCCGAAATCAAGGCCCAAGTGATATTAAAAAGCGACTTACTAAAATTCAGCTCAATGGTCATAAACGCCTTGACAATCCTGGACATTGTACTCAGCCGGCGCACTAAACCTTGGAGATTTCTACTGCGCGTTTTATACCGCGTAGGCCGGTCGAACCTTAAATGGGGATTAATTTGGGCGGCTTTTCAGCTTTGTTCCCATTTTGAAGGTGACAGGGTGACAGACATCATTGAAATTGACATTGAGAAGTTGCCATTTGCCACAGCCGTCAGTCAGATGCAACAGATATGGATCGCCCTTCAGTCCTACCCGATGTTGTTGGCATTGACCTTTTTCATTTACAACCTTGCCGTGAGCTGGATCGTCCATCTACTGAAACGCCGGAATGATAACCACAACGTCATGACCGCCAACGAGACTGATGTTCGTCAAGTGACCACTAACGTTACCAATGGCGCCACAAATGTCCGACGACGAATACTTTCTCGATGGTCGCTACTGATCGACTGTCTTTTTCGACCCCTGTCCTTCGACACGGCTCACAGTTTAATGGATTTTGAACTTGACGAAAATGTTGAACAATTAATTGAACGCCTTGCATTGCCTAATTTGTGGCTGACACCGACCGTGCCAACGGATTACCTGAAATACCTCCCTGTTTGGCGTTTTGAAGGCTGCATTGCTGGAGAGTCTCCTCGGCTGGATTATTCATCTGCCCAGTCTTACGCCGATGCAGCAGCAGATCATTGTCATTCCGTTGCAAATAGACTGTGGAATGATGACCAACCCCCGTCGACCATGAAGTGGATTCCGTGTGCGGATTGCGCCATTTGCTTGGACAAATACCGCGTCACTGTTGACGTGTGCGGTCTACCGTGCGGTCACCAATTTCATCATAATTGTATTATGGTCTGGCTGCAGCGAGACAATCATCATTGTCCGATTTGCAGATGGCCGGCTTATCAAAACAAATACCTTTCTATTTAA